The DNA segment TTGGTGGCCGGGCTCCCGATAGAGACAGTGGCCGCGTCAGCGGTTGCGAGGACGATTGGAATCCGACCGGTGTCCCCCTGTTGAACTCGGGACACCGATTCCTCGAAACCGAATTCGGCTGTCTCCTCGACCTCGAACTCCTCGTTTGCCGTCTCGTTTCCTTCGATAATGAGCGTCCCGACGGTCGGCGAATCGTCGGTCGTGCCGTCGAACACGCGGTAGGTGTACGCGGCGGGGGCAAGCGTCGACGGGAGTTCCGGCTCTGTCGCAGTCACGGTGAGCGAGTCGCCGTCGTCCGCGACACTGAGGGTCTCCGCGTCGGTGCCGGCAGCCGCGGTGTCGAAGAGGACCAGCACCTCACCGTCCTCGTCGTCGTCGCTGACAGTCGCGTTGATCTGATAATTGACTGCCTCGCTGCCGACGGAGAGCGTTTTGTTCCCGCCATCAGTCATCGAGACCGGAATTTCAGCGGTTTCTCCCTGAGAGACCGTGACGACGTTTTCGTCCTCGTCAGTCTCTGTCGGAGTCTGGATATCCGGTACCGGGTCAGTACAGTTGCTGTCGCACTCAGCGACGGTTCCAGTCCGTTCAAACAGCGTGTCACCGTCGACGTGCGCGGACAGTTCGTAGGACGTGTTCGCCGGCACCCCAGACATGTCGAACTGGGCGACGAACGTCCCATTGGGCTGCACTCTGACCTCTCTTTGTTTGAGAAACGGGGACGACGCATCTTCCGACACAAGTCTGACAGTCATCTCCGTCCCGGATTCCAGCGTGGTCTCCCCGGTGATAACCTGTTGGGGATATGGATACAGCGGGAAGCTGTCCTCTGAGACCGTAGCCTGTTGTTTAGCAGCTACCCCCGGCTCTGCCGCCGCTGTGGCGTCAGTACAGTTGCTTTCGCACTCTTCGACGGTTCCATTACGTTCATACAGCTTGTCAGCGTCAGCATAAGCGGACAGTTTGTAGGATGTGTTCGCCGACACCCTAGACATGTCGAACTGGGCGGCGAACGTTCCGTTGGACTGCACTTTGGCATCTCTTTTGTAGACAAACGGGGACGACGACTCTCTTGACACTATTTCGACAGCAATCTCCGTTCCGGGGTCCAGCGTTGTCTCCCCGGTGACCACCTGCTGTTCGTCTGAGTGCAGCGGGAAACTGTCCTCTGAGACCGTGGCCTGCTGCTCCGCAGCGGCCAGCCCCGGAGCCGTCGCCGTTGCGGCGATAAGCACCGCGGCCAGCGCCACCGACCGAACCCTCACAGAACCACCTCCCGCAGAGCGGGCAACTGTGCATGTATTCGAGGGCGATACTGCAGACAGTACTGGACTGCAGATGGAGGGCAATTCACTGGCATACGATTAGCAGTTACGGTGGGACTGAAAAACCGTCTGCGATAGCTTAAAACCACGTTGAACTCGGCAGTACTAATCAGCTTGGAGGGCCGGCGAGGCCGCTCTGCTGCAAACGGTCATCTCTGTTTTGCCATTTCAGCGTCGGCGATGTTCATGCCATCAACATATGCAGTCGTTTTGCAATAAGAGACGACAGGGCGTGGGAAGTTGGGAGAGATCAGTATTTTTATGGTAATTTCGGGATGAGTGACTAATATGCGAACGGTCCTCGCAAACCAGCTCTCCAACGTCCGGGTCGTGAGTACCGATGGCCGCGAAGTCGGCACACTGCAAAACATTACGCTCGATACAGCTACGGGAGAACTTCAGACGATTGTCATCAACAGCGAGGTTCAAGAGATATTCGGCGTTGAGCGGGATTCCGACGGCGACATTCGATTGCCGGCGTCCCTCATCGAATCGAAGCGGGACCACCTGACCATTCAGCCGCCGACAGAACAAAGTGTCGCCGGCGGCGATACTGTGGACTCGTAGGCGACCCGTCGGCTGTTCAAACGGGCCGAAACGAATGCGGTTGGTAGTTGAATGTATTCGATTGTCGCTGGCTGATGGGGACGAGCGGCGACGAGATTACAAGGTGAGTTTTGCGAGTTTAGAACGCCCGTTCTGTAGTTCAAAAGCGTGCTTCCGTCGGCGTCAGTCGATAATACGAGGGCTCCGCCCCAGTCGGTGGGACCCGAATCACCGTCAAGAGGGTATCCCCGACCAGCCACAGCTATAGTAGCCGTTGGAAATCGTTTCAATTGTTACTATAATTCGGTAGCGGTCTGTCAATGCAGACACGAACAGGTTCGGACAAATGCTCTTTTTTACAAATAGCTGAAAGGGTCTATGGAAGTACTATCGCCTGCACAGAACTATCCCGGCGTTGTCCTCGGTGTCCTCTGTGCTGGTGTCGGAGCCGTGTTGCAGGGCGTCGAAAGTAGCGTTCTATGGGGTCTTATCGGGTACTTTGTGGGCAAATCGATACAGAGTACGCTGTGGACGATTACCGGCGAACGGACCTCGTGACCCGAAGACAGTCGGCGCGAGATGCCGACTCGGCCGTGGTGGCGGTCCGTAAAGCCGACTACCCGTTTCGCTTGAAGCTGGCGGCAACCATTGCGGTCAAGACGGCGAGGACGAGCAGTTTGACAGCGACAAGGTGCCCAATCGGTGAAGCGAGCAGCGCTAGAGCGGACAACCCGATGAGGCCGGCAGTCTGGTAGACGCCGGTCACGAATACGACCGAGATAACGACGGGGAGGTGGCGGCGGAACGCGTGTGCCTGTGGTTTCAGCGCCTCACCGGCGTCGGGTCGGGACCGTACTGTCGGCAAGACGACGAAGTTGTGCCACATCGCGCCGCCGAACCACAGCGAGAACGCGCCGACGTGAGCGAGCCGGACCCCCCAGTCCACGAGTGTCGTCCCCGTTTCCACCCAAGCGAATCCAGCAAGCGAAACGAGGCTGGCGAGGAGCAGCGTGGACCGAACCGACACCGCCCGGCGAGTCGGCGAGCCGTCAGCAATACGTCTGATACCGAGCAACGAGATCGCCCCGTTTTCACCTTCTCCCGTACCCATGAGCAACCCAGTTTTAGGCACACCTAATCAAAACCCTGGGGCCGGAGATGTTCGGTCGATTTCGTACCCGAGACAGAGCGAAGGGGTTCGGGACTACACTTTCCGCAATAGCTGAGAGACCAAGAGATATGTCCTCAGAATCGCAAACAGGGTCCGCTTCGTCGCTCACGCCGTCGGTTTCCGATATCGAGCGGAGCGCAGGCCGATATCTCTTCGCCGTCTCTGTCCTCTCGGAATCTCCCACAGAGCGGGTTTCGACCGGGGAACTGCAGGAGTTCTTGAACGTGACCCCGGCCAGCGTCACGGAGATGGTGTCGAAACTCGACGAGCGGGGACTGGTGGACTACGAAAAATATCAGGGAGTGACGCTCACGGATCGCGGGGACGCTCTCGTGACGGAGGTTGGGTGGCGTTTCTGCGTCGTTTCCACCTTCTTCGAATCGGTGTTAGATACGACCCTCGACGAACAGACGGCGTTCGATATCGGCTTCCTCCTCCCGAAAAACGGTGTGTTTCGTCTCCGAAGTCATGTGGGTGGAGCCTGTCTGGGCCACTGTCCAGAGGCAGGCGGCGACGGCGAGCAGTGCGTTCCATAGACGGGGAGTGGTGTCAGCACCCGCTATCGAATCCCTCGCCGATTCGGAACCGCCCGTTCCACGTCGTCAAACAAGTCAGCGGAAGACCGTGACGGCGAACGTATTAGCGAGCGGATCCGCGGCCCGTTCTCAGTCTCGAAATGGGTACGACAGTGACGGGATACCCTGACTGGGCACCGTGCAATCGGTGGAGCGATCGGGATGCTGCCGAACCCCTTCGGGACAGGTGACATCAGTCCACTTGTGTACCATCCAGTATAGAGATGCCAAGAGAGATTCAGTTGCGAGACCAGTCGGAAAGACAACGCCGTGAACAGCTCTTCGACGTACTGTCGGGAGCCGAGGTCGGTGATACCATCGAAGTCGTGGCCGACAGGGATATCGACCCCCAACTGGTGCGCTACCAGCTGGAACAGGACCGGTCGCTGGAGTGGGAATACGCACATCCCGACGTAGAGCCGCGAGAGCTGCAGGTGACCGTCGGCGAACCGCTCGGGGACGAGTCGCACCCCACAATCGACGTCCGTGACCTGAAGCCACAACGACGACACGAGGCGCTTCTGGATATCTTCGACGGTCTGGCGGCGGGTGACGGGTTCGTCCTCGTCAACGACCACAACCCCAAGCCGCTGTATCACGAGCTCAAATCGATGCATGGGGACGTAATCGAGTGGGACTACACGAGTCAGGGCGGCGGCGAATGGCAGGTCGAGATCGTCAAGACCGGCGATTCCGAGGCCACCGGTGAAGACATCGTTACGCGGTACGACGTCCGCGAAATCCCCAAACAGGAGCGGCATCCGACGATCCATCACCGATACGGAATGATACCCGAGGGCGGGACGATGGAACTCATCGCCCCACACGAGCCGCGGCCCCTGCAACGGGAGTTCAGACAGCGGTACGGCGACGCGTTCGCCTGGGAGGTCGTCGAATCTGAGCCCGGCCGCTGCCGCGTCCAGATCACGAAAACTGAGAGGACAGGAGAGTCCGGTGAATCGGATACCGCTGCAGATGACGGGTCGGAAGCCCCATCTGACGACGAGTCAGTCGAGATTACCGACGAACTCGATGTCAGAGATCTCCCGCCGGCACAGCGACACGAGCAGATCTTCGAGGCGTACGCCGAACTGGACACCGGGAGCGGATTCGTGCTGGTGAACGACCACGACCCCAAGCCGCTGTACCACCAGTTCGAGGCCGAGGCGGGCCCGGAGTTCCGCTGGACCTACCGCCAGCAGGACCCCGGTGAGTTCAGAGTCCTGATCGGAAAGGCCGAGACGACCGTCGACGAGTCAGCCGACGAAGAGACGGAGGTCCCGTTCTGACCATGGACTACGGGCCCAAACGCCGAGAACAGGGGAACAGAGCGCTCCCTACAACGAACGCAAGTAACAGCTACCAATGACTGAACCAATCGATCCGGACCGACCGCTCGGCGCACTCGTCAGAGAGAACCCGGCGTTCGCTCGCGTCTTCGAAGCAGTCGGGCTCGATTTCTGCTGTGGCGGTGACCAGATGCTCCGGACAGCCTGTACCGAAGCGGACCTCGATCTCGATGCCGTCCGGGAGCAACTGGACGAGGCGCGTCGAAAAAGGGAGGAGCGCGGGGACGAATGGGAATCGATGACTGCCCTCATCGAACACGTCGTCGACAGCCACCATCAGTACCTCCGCGAGGAGCTGCCAGCCCTGGAACAACTCGCTGAGAAAGTTCGGAGCGTCCACGCGGAAGAGCATCCAGAGCTGGCGGACATCGAGCGGGAAGTCCTCGAACTGGCCGAGGAGATGCGTCAGCACACGACAGAGGAGGAACAGGACGTGTTCCCCGTCATCGAGAAGCTCGACAGCGGAGACGAACTCACAGGCAAGGAAAGAGCGCGTCTGGACGAGGCGCTCGCGGACCTCGAATCGGACCACGAAGCGACGGCCGAGCACCTCGAACGGATCGCAGAGCTGAGCGACGGGTACGCGGTTCCGGACGACGCCTGTCCGAGCTATCAGAGCCTGCTCGAACGACTCGAAACACTGGAACAGGACACACATATGCACGTCCACAAGGAGAACAACGTCCTGTTCCCGCAGGTCGAATCACGGCTTGCGGGCCAAGTCTGACGGTCAAAAGGCCGATTGGCAGCCTTTAGAGTCCTGCTCATCTCCACCCAGGATTTGTCAACTAATCATTCCGAGGTGTCGAACACGTTCGTGCAAAGCATTTTCGTGTACCTGGTCGCAGTCGGGCCTGAATGTGTTTAGGTAAGCCTAAAAATGGAGGACAGACACAGCCCAGAACCCGCCCTCAGCCGTCACAGAGGAGGTGCAGTGTTCGTGATACGTGACCATATTCGGCATCTCCGTCACGTCATCGACGAACAGTCGCTGTCCATACGAGGCGTGATAACACTCGGAGCGTTGCTCTCGCTCCCGATATTCGGAACTGGTGTCCGCACCCTGGGCAGTTCCCTCGGCCTCGGTCGACTCGTCGTTCCGTTGCTAGTCCTCGCGCATGTGCCGGCCGTTATCGCGCTAATCGCCCTCTGGTCGATAGGCTGTGACGTCTGTGGAACCGAGGCTTCAAGGTAACGATAGCCGGTGTCGTCAGGACTCTGTGATGCAGACACACGGTGGCTGAGCGGTGGCGGTACAAGGTGGCTGGTTACCGTAACATCGCGTCGGCGTACTCACTCGCCGTCTGTCGGGCTGTTTCGAGTTCCTCGGTGTCATCCAGCATCACGGCGCGGGTCCGGGCACCGTCGATGATCGTCAGCAGCGAACGGGTAACGTGATCCGCGTCGACGTCGCTGAACACACCCTCGTCGATCCCGTGATTGATGACCGCCTTGAGCATGTACCGAATGTACTCGTCGTTCTGTCGGAACCGGTCGCTGAACGCCTCCTTGTACGGTGCTTGACTCCGCATCTCTAACAGGGCGACCGAGAGATCGGGGTTTTCCTGGGGTTTGACGAGCAGTTCATCGAGCAAGATTTCCAGTCTGGCTTCGGGGTCCGTCGTCTCGACGTCGTGAATCGAATCGACGAACCGCTCCAGCAGATAATCGAGAAAGGCCGCAAGAAGGTCGTCTTTCGTGTCGTAGTAGTAATGCACTGCAGCCGTCGATTTGCCGTACTCGTCCGCGATCCGTTTTATCGTGAGATCGGCGTACCCGTGCTCGCGCAGCGCCCGGTAGGTCGCCTGCATTATCTCCTCGGTCTGGTCCGAGAAGGTGCGGTCCGATGGTCCAGCCATTGAGTAACGGTTTCACCTACGGTTGGATAACCGTTGTGACCCGCATAACATTGAGTACATAAATTATTAGTTAGTAAGTTTTTATCCGCCAGAATAGACGTAATCAATGCCAATCGATCACTTTGTGGATTTCAAAGCGTTTTTGACTAACTAGTTAGTAAGTTCCGTCACAGCCGCCATGGATGACGATACAGCTACCGAAATTCTCGACGCGACGTACCGCGCCCTCTGCCAGCACGGGTACGCCGCGCTCACGGTCAAAGACATCGCTGCCGAGGCAGACCGGAGCAAAGCGTCTATTCACTACTACTACGACAGCAAAGAGAACCTCTTTACCGAGTTTCTGGACTTCTTGTACGAACGATACACTGCAAAAATAACGGGCGTCGACGGGAGTACACCGCGGGAAGAACTCGATTCGCTGTTGGACACCGTTCTCACTGATGGGCGACAGACGCCCGGTCAGGAGTTCAGAACGGCAATACTCGAAATAAAGGCACAGGCCCCGTACAACGACGCCTTCCGGACACAGCTGGCCAGGTTCGATGCCGTGCTCTTCGACCGGCTGCGGGAAATCATCGCGGCCGGCGTCGAAACCGGGGAGTTCGATAGCAGGGTCGAGCCGGCCGTCGCAGCGGAGTTTCTCGTGACGGCGATTACAGGTGCCCATACCCGACACGTCGCCACAGACCGTTCGATAGACAGATTCAAAGAGACGATTACGCGATACGCTGAGACCCATCTCCTGACGGACACGCCAGCGGAGGCGACCCGCTGATGGGGATTCGAAGTCGCGTTAGTGCGCTGTTCAAGGGGCCCGAGGAGTTCGACCTCACGTCGGGTGGCATCGGGAAGCCGCTGTTTTTCCTCTCGATGCCGATCGTCATCACGAATCTCTTCCAGACCGCGTACAACCTCGCGGACACGTTCTGGCTCGGCCAGTACAGCACGGACGCGCTGGCTGCAATCAGCTTCGCGTTCCCGATGGTGTTCCTCCTCATCTCGCTCGGGATGGGGATATCCGTCGCCGGCAGCGTCCTCGTCGCGCAGTTTACCGGCGCAGGCGAGGAGCGCGACGCCGAGTACGCCGCCTCACAGACGGTCACGTTCGCCGTCATCGTCTCGTTCGTTCTCGGCATCGCGGGCTATCTCGGCGTCGATACGTTTCTGAGCCTGATGGGCGCGTCCGAAGACGTCCTCCCCATGGCGACTAGTTACATGGAGGTCATCTCACTCGGCCTGCTGTTCATGTTCGGCTTCTTCGTCTTCGTCGCGCTCATGCGGGGCTACGGCGACACGATAACGCCGATGCTCGTCATGTTCGGCTCAGTTGTGCTCAACATCATCATCGACCCGTTCCTGATATTTGGCTGGACAGTCGTCGAGAACGCGCCGCTCGTGGGAACTGTCTCGTTCCCCGAACTCGGCATCGAAGGGGCCGCCATCGCGACCGTCTTTTCCCGGGCGCTGGCGCTGGTCGTCGGGCTGGCGATCATGTTCCGGGGGAACCGCGGCGTCCAGATTCACCTCCGCGATATGGCACCGGACCTCTCGTATCTCCGCCGTCTCGTTCGCATTGGCCTACCCGCCTCCGTCGAGGGGACGGGGCGTGCGCTGTCGATGAACCTGCTGTTGGTCATCGTCGCGATGTTCCCGGACACGGTCGTCGCCGCCTACGGCATCGGAACGCGCGTGTTCTCGGTCGTCTTCCTGCCGGCTATCGCGGTCGCTCGCGGCGTCGAGACGATGACCGGCCAGAACATGGGGGCCGACAAACCGGATCGGGCAGCGAAAGCGGCCGGCCTCGCGGCGACGGTGCTTTTCGGCGTGCTCACCCTTGCTGGGGTCCTCGTCTGGTTCACCGCCGCACCGATAGCCGACCTGTTCACGACGGACCCCGAAGTCGTCGAAATCACGACGCAGTTCCTCCGTTACGTTGCGTTGTCCTTCGGCTTCATCGGTATCATGCGGGCCTACACCGGGAGCTTCCGCGGTGCCGGGAAGACGCTCACCGCCGCGGCCATCTCCGTGCTGATGCTCGGAATCATCCGCTTCCCGATTGCGTGGTTCGCCGCTGTGCCGCTCGGCGAGACCGGCATCTGGCTGTCGTTCGCCGTCTCGAACGTCGCAGGGGCGCTCATCGCCTACGGCTGGTATCGACGCGGGACGTGGCGAGACAGCAACCTCACCGAAGCCAAGGTCGATATCGACGAAGCGGGCGTCGAGATGTCGGCTGACGGAGACTGACAGCAGGGTGCGAGCGCGTGTGACACCCTTCGAGTGAACCAATGCTTTCAGGGGAGCCGCCGTTACTGCTGCTATGCCCGCAGAACCGAACGCCAGTCAGAAGCCCGCGTCGCCGCTGTTTGCAGCTATCTACGATCCGGCTACGGCACTCGTTGAGCGGACGCTCTTACGGCCACATCGTGAGTACCTGGTGGCGAATCTGGATGGCACAGTGCTGGACCTCGGCGCTGGAACCGGCGCGATGTTTCCGTATTTCAACAGCGTTGCGAACGCGTCGACGGAGGTTCACGCTATCGAGCCAGACCCGCATATGCGGCGTCAGGCAGAGGAGAAGGCAAACGCGCAGGCCACGCCGATTCATATCGAGTCGGCACCGGCGGAAGCTCTCCCGTACGACGAGGACACGTTCGACGTCGTCATCGCCTCCATGGTTTTCTGTACGATTCCAGAGGTCGAGTCCGCGATAAGTGAAATCGTCCGCGTACTCAAACCCGGCGGCGAACTGCGTTTCTTCGAGCACGTCATCGACGACGGGTGGCGCGCCCGGGTACAGTCAGCTCTCGCACCGCTCTGGAGGCGTCTCGCCGGCGGTTGCCACCTCACCCAACAGACGGGGACGCAGCTCGTCGCTGAACAGTCGTTCGACGTCGTCGAAATCGAGCGACTCAATCTGGGCATAACGCCAATCCGGCCGTTCGTTCGGGGACGGCTCCGCAAGCGCTCGGTGTCTTCGACGCGGTAACTCGGCGGCGATTAGCTCTGACTCTGCGTGACAGACTCCTCCTCGTTTGGCTGGATGACGACAAAGCCGTCGTCACCGGTAAACTCCATCTGGATCGATTCCCCAGAGGTCTGGCCGATTTCGAAGGTCTTGTTCATCTCGATAGACGGCGAGAGATTCGAGCTCCACGCAACGGTCGCGTCCGGGTCGGTGAACACCGGCGGCGTCATCACCAGCGGGTCGCCGTGTGTCGTCAGCGCGACTTCGCCGGGGCCGGTGAGGTAGACGTTCGTCAGGCCGCCAGCAGCCATGCCAGAGAGACT comes from the Haloarcula hispanica ATCC 33960 genome and includes:
- a CDS encoding PRC-barrel domain-containing protein, translated to MRTVLANQLSNVRVVSTDGREVGTLQNITLDTATGELQTIVINSEVQEIFGVERDSDGDIRLPASLIESKRDHLTIQPPTEQSVAGGDTVDS
- a CDS encoding DUF2249 domain-containing protein, with protein sequence MPREIQLRDQSERQRREQLFDVLSGAEVGDTIEVVADRDIDPQLVRYQLEQDRSLEWEYAHPDVEPRELQVTVGEPLGDESHPTIDVRDLKPQRRHEALLDIFDGLAAGDGFVLVNDHNPKPLYHELKSMHGDVIEWDYTSQGGGEWQVEIVKTGDSEATGEDIVTRYDVREIPKQERHPTIHHRYGMIPEGGTMELIAPHEPRPLQREFRQRYGDAFAWEVVESEPGRCRVQITKTERTGESGESDTAADDGSEAPSDDESVEITDELDVRDLPPAQRHEQIFEAYAELDTGSGFVLVNDHDPKPLYHQFEAEAGPEFRWTYRQQDPGEFRVLIGKAETTVDESADEETEVPF
- a CDS encoding class I SAM-dependent methyltransferase, translated to MPAEPNASQKPASPLFAAIYDPATALVERTLLRPHREYLVANLDGTVLDLGAGTGAMFPYFNSVANASTEVHAIEPDPHMRRQAEEKANAQATPIHIESAPAEALPYDEDTFDVVIASMVFCTIPEVESAISEIVRVLKPGGELRFFEHVIDDGWRARVQSALAPLWRRLAGGCHLTQQTGTQLVAEQSFDVVEIERLNLGITPIRPFVRGRLRKRSVSSTR
- the ric gene encoding iron-sulfur cluster repair di-iron protein produces the protein MTEPIDPDRPLGALVRENPAFARVFEAVGLDFCCGGDQMLRTACTEADLDLDAVREQLDEARRKREERGDEWESMTALIEHVVDSHHQYLREELPALEQLAEKVRSVHAEEHPELADIEREVLELAEEMRQHTTEEEQDVFPVIEKLDSGDELTGKERARLDEALADLESDHEATAEHLERIAELSDGYAVPDDACPSYQSLLERLETLEQDTHMHVHKENNVLFPQVESRLAGQV
- a CDS encoding MATE family efflux transporter, whose protein sequence is MGIRSRVSALFKGPEEFDLTSGGIGKPLFFLSMPIVITNLFQTAYNLADTFWLGQYSTDALAAISFAFPMVFLLISLGMGISVAGSVLVAQFTGAGEERDAEYAASQTVTFAVIVSFVLGIAGYLGVDTFLSLMGASEDVLPMATSYMEVISLGLLFMFGFFVFVALMRGYGDTITPMLVMFGSVVLNIIIDPFLIFGWTVVENAPLVGTVSFPELGIEGAAIATVFSRALALVVGLAIMFRGNRGVQIHLRDMAPDLSYLRRLVRIGLPASVEGTGRALSMNLLLVIVAMFPDTVVAAYGIGTRVFSVVFLPAIAVARGVETMTGQNMGADKPDRAAKAAGLAATVLFGVLTLAGVLVWFTAAPIADLFTTDPEVVEITTQFLRYVALSFGFIGIMRAYTGSFRGAGKTLTAAAISVLMLGIIRFPIAWFAAVPLGETGIWLSFAVSNVAGALIAYGWYRRGTWRDSNLTEAKVDIDEAGVEMSADGD
- a CDS encoding BGTF surface domain-containing protein; its protein translation is MRVRSVALAAVLIAATATAPGLAAAEQQATVSEDSFPLHSDEQQVVTGETTLDPGTEIAVEIVSRESSSPFVYKRDAKVQSNGTFAAQFDMSRVSANTSYKLSAYADADKLYERNGTVEECESNCTDATAAAEPGVAAKQQATVSEDSFPLYPYPQQVITGETTLESGTEMTVRLVSEDASSPFLKQREVRVQPNGTFVAQFDMSGVPANTSYELSAHVDGDTLFERTGTVAECDSNCTDPVPDIQTPTETDEDENVVTVSQGETAEIPVSMTDGGNKTLSVGSEAVNYQINATVSDDDEDGEVLVLFDTAAAGTDAETLSVADDGDSLTVTATEPELPSTLAPAAYTYRVFDGTTDDSPTVGTLIIEGNETANEEFEVEETAEFGFEESVSRVQQGDTGRIPIVLATADAATVSIGSPATNYEINATVRDGNGDDRVVLLFDTTAAGHDEPTLETAADADAVAVESGSEVALDSQLAAASYELSLFRGTEAADEPDAVGTLLITDGTNSSADASSDGVDSVTGETPAPGQSQDGDFGIGTGALAVGGILAIAGVGICLRSLMN
- a CDS encoding metal-dependent transcriptional regulator; the encoded protein is MSSESQTGSASSLTPSVSDIERSAGRYLFAVSVLSESPTERVSTGELQEFLNVTPASVTEMVSKLDERGLVDYEKYQGVTLTDRGDALVTEVGWRFCVVSTFFESVLDTTLDEQTAFDIGFLLPKNGVFRLRSHVGGACLGHCPEAGGDGEQCVP
- a CDS encoding TetR/AcrR family transcriptional regulator — protein: MDDDTATEILDATYRALCQHGYAALTVKDIAAEADRSKASIHYYYDSKENLFTEFLDFLYERYTAKITGVDGSTPREELDSLLDTVLTDGRQTPGQEFRTAILEIKAQAPYNDAFRTQLARFDAVLFDRLREIIAAGVETGEFDSRVEPAVAAEFLVTAITGAHTRHVATDRSIDRFKETITRYAETHLLTDTPAEATR
- a CDS encoding TetR/AcrR family transcriptional regulator, with the protein product MAGPSDRTFSDQTEEIMQATYRALREHGYADLTIKRIADEYGKSTAAVHYYYDTKDDLLAAFLDYLLERFVDSIHDVETTDPEARLEILLDELLVKPQENPDLSVALLEMRSQAPYKEAFSDRFRQNDEYIRYMLKAVINHGIDEGVFSDVDADHVTRSLLTIIDGARTRAVMLDDTEELETARQTASEYADAMLR